aataacatattttaaaagaaatttttaagCTGGATTTCTCGTTCGGTTAATTGGACGTTTGGTTGATAGGCATTTGGATAATCGGAGTTCTActgtaatattgaatttgtataaaaattcctgtttttccctattataaaaaaaaagtattgggaatttttaattttgaccttTCTGAAGTAGaaactagattcaattttcAGTACTTCCTGGTTATATTGACGTTTTTGTGTAAAGAAACCGATAACCAGTGGCGTACACAGGGAAGTGTCAACTGACACTTGAGTTGGTATGTGACTAGTGCTGTGTGAATTGTGAACTaggataaatatttgtatatataattttatttttagtatcttTGTTAGTTagaaaaaaccaaaaacacttaaaaataaaagttaaactaTGCCTAAACTCAGATTTTACTGGTGGGGGTGGGTGGGTACctcgaaatatatattttggacACCCTTGTGAAAAATCTACTGTGCGCCACTGccgataacaaataataaaattgtgaatctatttataactatacattcttgccttgtaatttgtatcatcaatttaatttaattttatacaattttttgctATCCTCATATCTTGCCATTAgatcaataacttttttttgaaaatttaaaatttgcttataaattatttaacctgATTTTTTACTACTTAAAACCCAAATATTCCTGGAATAgcttaatttcaattaaatatcaacaatataatacaaatatatatgtacatttttatttaattatttcggtAGTCAAGATAACTCGGGAATACTCAATTTTCTATCCAAAAccatgtacaaaataaaaatgtaagcattctataaatatcattataaaatcaatgcaattatctctaataatattttcctattatttgactaaatgttaaatatctatattgaaACCTTTTGTAGTACATTCAtagatatgatatattatttaacccaatgataatattattgatgagtaataaataatttttaaaaagtaatttgatTACTagcaaaacattaaacatgataattaataaacgtataaataacttttatttattgctaaataagtaaaatattataatagtatcagaaattatatatatagtattatttaataaaaaaataaaaggtaaTAAGTAAACACATACATAATGTAAACCTTGACAACCAACACagcaacaaatatatttatatttttattaaatataaaattaatttacttaaacttAACAGAAGTAacatggttttatttataatcatatgtattgaataatacattgtcaaataataatatataaatatgtatatctctattaatatatgttagtTTATTGCCAACCTAttgtttcaaaaaagtaaacggcattttattaaagtaggaaatttataaacattaatattttacttcagTATTGTTTGTGTCTaaaaacgattatattatttttttttgtcagaaTGAAttgaattaaactaaaatttctttgatttaatataaaatgtatttaacatttaatataattactggaataaaaacattttgttaaactattttgtacataatagaTTTTCTAATGTATTCAATCAAACAGtcattgtatgtatttagttCTTACATACCAtccttttttatatatgttttatattttataaaatccttAGGTTTTTAGAAGCTTTCTAGATTAAaaactaagtatatattaatatatactattgttttgtgaattacctattatgaaaattaatttacttttcttatagataaataaattggaCACACAATTATCATTCCAGAAATACCATCAAAATAGACCATCACTAGTTAAAagctataaatatagaaaacacaCAAATGatcaatactattttaataaaaaatatatttgtgataataatttactatcagAACAATCATCACCAAAATATGATATGCCTAAAAATGAggaccaaataaaaaataatgtatacaatttaaaaaatacaaatgttgaTGATAGTGAACACGAGTCTAAAACAATGATTgccaaaacacaaaaaaataaaacagctatttctttattaaatgaatGGGCTATGCGTGGTGATGGAACGCATCGTACGTTTGATGTATCGTATGTGCTCATGGCTATTACTGGACATGCACATAAGccaatatttacatacatgtgtcaaatagacaatattaaaggtagttttatatttattttatctaaatttaatatatatatatattattgttttgttgagTAAGCTTTAGGAGAAGGGAAATCTAAAAAGGAAGCAAAACAAAATGCTGCTGCCCAAATGtgtgaaaaacattttgattttaaaattgactttttaaacgacaatgataaaattataacatctaCTACTACCACAGATAACTTTGAAGTTAATgaaaatgttacatttttaagtagtaATGAAGGATCACAAATTATAGATGAAACTAATTCAGATAAGGGTGATGAAAAATTGTAAGACAAACTATCtacttaaaaaactaaattttttttaaatattttatttatacatttttagacaacaatttaaaaatgaagaaGTACAAATTGCATATTGTGATATGAATCCTGTTGGAGCCTTGCAAGAGTTATGCACTACTTATAAATGGATACCTCCATCTTACtgttttgatatattaaacaaaaatcaaaggGAATGtaaaacagtattatataaagttatttgtGAAGTTTTTCATTTACAAACAATGGGtacttaataatcattaaagttacattaattttttcatcacaatttttatatacaatactttTAGGAACTGCTAGTGTCAAAAAAGAAGCTAAACGTAAAGCTGCACGTTTAATGTTTGAAAAGATTTTTGACATTGGCGCagacaaattaaatgaattaaaatcttCATATCCAATAACACTGTTATCAACTGAGGTaacatgatttaaatatttttaacctatTTGGTatctaatttaagtaaaaaagaaaattaaattaataatgtatgtgaTTTTAAGGAtgatgaacaaaataaaagcaatatatataatgaagaaaatcaaaaactatCAAATAAATGGTTTTCAGCATATTGTTTTCGATCATATTTTACAGAAGCAATCGCTGCTAGAACAAAAACGAACGATGAAACAGTAATTCCTTTAATTGAGGTACATAtagcaaaacaaaaatatattaaaatataactaacttaaatgtgaataataaattataaaatttttagaataaggATAATCCAACACAAATGGATCAACAGCTAGAACTATATACAACGGAAATCGagcaatatattgaaaattatgatcCAAATGCAagcaatgttaataaattagatactTTATGCAAGGAACTAGGGTTCCAAGCAATTTATGTGTGTCTGGGAGTTCAAAAAAAAGAAGGTATATTTCaagcataatttttatttagaattaaaataaataaaaaatcattgttgatagatattaaaaataatatcggcCAAGATGAAAAGTATGCTGTATTGGTACAAGTAACTTCTTTACCAGTCACCGTTACAACTGGATATGGAGCCACTGCAGATATAGCAGCAGAAGAAGCTGCTAAATCTATATTACAAACGTTTAAAGCAATGTTGCTCTTTACTAAACCAGCcaccattaatttaaataataataaggaagagaaaattgtaaatgtattgtaaacatttaagtagttgtaattgaaaatttatattagttatatgaaaattatttaaaacatttatttatttatagttaacaaATTGTTATGtcctgataatttaaaaaagtaatagtcatctgaaataattttataaatttttttacttatacttaAGTCTAgagatttttagttttttttttttacttttgttctgtcaatttatatttgaaataccaTAGGTAAGATCATCTTTTTGTTGTACCGATAATTATGTTACACAAactatgtaggtacttaatgATATGATGTTTAACCCAATATACTTGTTTGATGGTCGTCTcgtcatttaatttatcaaacaaataacattgagtcataaaaatataataacaaaat
This genomic stretch from Rhopalosiphum maidis isolate BTI-1 chromosome 3, ASM367621v3, whole genome shotgun sequence harbors:
- the LOC113559025 gene encoding uncharacterized protein LOC113559025 isoform X1, with product MIKNKVTIIPVTEDVECIIKKSCNDHHDNKEITITNKWRKVVSNKQNYENQNSIKMNEVNTNINKLDTQLSFQKYHQNRPSLVKSYKYRKHTNDQYYFNKKYICDNNLLSEQSSPKYDMPKNEDQIKNNVYNLKNTNVDDSEHESKTMIAKTQKNKTAISLLNEWAMRGDGTHRTFDVSYVLMAITGHAHKPIFTYMCQIDNIKALGEGKSKKEAKQNAAAQMCEKHFDFKIDFLNDNDKIITSTTTTDNFEVNENVTFLSSNEGSQIIDETNSDKGDEKLQQFKNEEVQIAYCDMNPVGALQELCTTYKWIPPSYCFDILNKNQRECKTVLYKVICEVFHLQTMGTASVKKEAKRKAARLMFEKIFDIGADKLNELKSSYPITLLSTEDDEQNKSNIYNEENQKLSNKWFSAYCFRSYFTEAIAARTKTNDETVIPLIENKDNPTQMDQQLELYTTEIEQYIENYDPNASNVNKLDTLCKELGFQAIYVCLGVQKKEDIKNNIGQDEKYAVLVQVTSLPVTVTTGYGATADIAAEEAAKSILQTFKAMLLFTKPATINLNNNKEEKIVNVL
- the LOC113559025 gene encoding double-stranded RNA-specific editase Adar-like isoform X4, translating into MMINKLDTQLSFQKYHQNRPSLVKSYKYRKHTNDQYYFNKKYICDNNLLSEQSSPKYDMPKNEDQIKNNVYNLKNTNVDDSEHESKTMIAKTQKNKTAISLLNEWAMRGDGTHRTFDVSYVLMAITGHAHKPIFTYMCQIDNIKALGEGKSKKEAKQNAAAQMCEKHFDFKIDFLNDNDKIITSTTTTDNFEVNENVTFLSSNEGSQIIDETNSDKGDEKLQQFKNEEVQIAYCDMNPVGALQELCTTYKWIPPSYCFDILNKNQRECKTVLYKVICEVFHLQTMGTASVKKEAKRKAARLMFEKIFDIGADKLNELKSSYPITLLSTEDDEQNKSNIYNEENQKLSNKWFSAYCFRSYFTEAIAARTKTNDETVIPLIENKDNPTQMDQQLELYTTEIEQYIENYDPNASNVNKLDTLCKELGFQAIYVCLGVQKKEDIKNNIGQDEKYAVLVQVTSLPVTVTTGYGATADIAAEEAAKSILQTFKAMLLFTKPATINLNNNKEEKIVNVL
- the LOC113559025 gene encoding uncharacterized protein LOC113559025 isoform X2, with the translated sequence MIKNKVTEDVECIIKKSCNDHHDNKEITITNKWRKVVSNKQNYENQNSIKMNEVNTNINKLDTQLSFQKYHQNRPSLVKSYKYRKHTNDQYYFNKKYICDNNLLSEQSSPKYDMPKNEDQIKNNVYNLKNTNVDDSEHESKTMIAKTQKNKTAISLLNEWAMRGDGTHRTFDVSYVLMAITGHAHKPIFTYMCQIDNIKALGEGKSKKEAKQNAAAQMCEKHFDFKIDFLNDNDKIITSTTTTDNFEVNENVTFLSSNEGSQIIDETNSDKGDEKLQQFKNEEVQIAYCDMNPVGALQELCTTYKWIPPSYCFDILNKNQRECKTVLYKVICEVFHLQTMGTASVKKEAKRKAARLMFEKIFDIGADKLNELKSSYPITLLSTEDDEQNKSNIYNEENQKLSNKWFSAYCFRSYFTEAIAARTKTNDETVIPLIENKDNPTQMDQQLELYTTEIEQYIENYDPNASNVNKLDTLCKELGFQAIYVCLGVQKKEDIKNNIGQDEKYAVLVQVTSLPVTVTTGYGATADIAAEEAAKSILQTFKAMLLFTKPATINLNNNKEEKIVNVL
- the LOC113559025 gene encoding uncharacterized protein LOC113559025 isoform X5 yields the protein MPKNEDQIKNNVYNLKNTNVDDSEHESKTMIAKTQKNKTAISLLNEWAMRGDGTHRTFDVSYVLMAITGHAHKPIFTYMCQIDNIKALGEGKSKKEAKQNAAAQMCEKHFDFKIDFLNDNDKIITSTTTTDNFEVNENVTFLSSNEGSQIIDETNSDKGDEKLQQFKNEEVQIAYCDMNPVGALQELCTTYKWIPPSYCFDILNKNQRECKTVLYKVICEVFHLQTMGTASVKKEAKRKAARLMFEKIFDIGADKLNELKSSYPITLLSTEDDEQNKSNIYNEENQKLSNKWFSAYCFRSYFTEAIAARTKTNDETVIPLIENKDNPTQMDQQLELYTTEIEQYIENYDPNASNVNKLDTLCKELGFQAIYVCLGVQKKEDIKNNIGQDEKYAVLVQVTSLPVTVTTGYGATADIAAEEAAKSILQTFKAMLLFTKPATINLNNNKEEKIVNVL
- the LOC113559025 gene encoding uncharacterized protein LOC113559025 isoform X3 translates to MIKNKVTIIPVTEDVECIIKKSCNDHHDNKEITITNKWRKVVSNKQNYENQNSIKMNEVNTNKYHQNRPSLVKSYKYRKHTNDQYYFNKKYICDNNLLSEQSSPKYDMPKNEDQIKNNVYNLKNTNVDDSEHESKTMIAKTQKNKTAISLLNEWAMRGDGTHRTFDVSYVLMAITGHAHKPIFTYMCQIDNIKALGEGKSKKEAKQNAAAQMCEKHFDFKIDFLNDNDKIITSTTTTDNFEVNENVTFLSSNEGSQIIDETNSDKGDEKLQQFKNEEVQIAYCDMNPVGALQELCTTYKWIPPSYCFDILNKNQRECKTVLYKVICEVFHLQTMGTASVKKEAKRKAARLMFEKIFDIGADKLNELKSSYPITLLSTEDDEQNKSNIYNEENQKLSNKWFSAYCFRSYFTEAIAARTKTNDETVIPLIENKDNPTQMDQQLELYTTEIEQYIENYDPNASNVNKLDTLCKELGFQAIYVCLGVQKKEDIKNNIGQDEKYAVLVQVTSLPVTVTTGYGATADIAAEEAAKSILQTFKAMLLFTKPATINLNNNKEEKIVNVL